The genome window CGCTGGAGGTTCTGCGTAGTTTCAAGCCGGCCACCATCAGCACCCAGTTCAACCCTTTTATTGGCGGCCTGACCGTCTACGAGATTTCCGGCACCACCCCCAAGGGGCTGCCCTTCAAGGCCATTGCCCTGGGGGATGAGGGCCTCGAGCCCGATGCGCTGCGGGGGCAACTGCGCATGAAGGCCCGGCTGCGCCGGATTCAGGGGCAGGTGGTGCTGGCGGGCTGGCTGGTGCCACGGGACCCCAACTCTACCCTGAACCCCATCGCCTTTATTGCAGCGGCCCAGAACGCCAATTTCAGGGGCCCGACCGCGGGCACGGTCTACCAGTTCAGCGGGATGGCCGAGTTTAGGGGGGTCTGCGAGGAGAAGGGCCTCAGCGGTTCGTACAGCCTCAAGCAAGGCAACCTCGAGCTCGTCGGAGCCCTGACGGGCGTGCGGGCTGGCGAGACGCTGGGCTGCACCCCCGGCGAGGTGCAGGAGCAAAACCTGCCCGTCGCCCTGAGTTACACCGCCGTGGAGACCCATATGGGCACTATCTTCAGCTTCCAGGGCAGCCTGGCGCCGGGGGCTGGAGGCGCCTCAGCGCGGGGCCAGGTGCAATCGGCGATGCCCTCCCAGGGCCTCACCCTCACACCCCCCACCCTGCCGGCCAGCCCCCTTGTGGCGAACGTTGCCCTCAAGCCCAACGTCAAGGAGCTGGGCAACGTCTCGGGGGCCGAGCTGGTGAGCTTCGACCAGGACAACGGAACCCTCATCTTCAACCGGCTGGCGGGCAACCTGCGCGAACTGGCCGTGGGCGATATTGTCGCCAGCGCCCCCCGCAACGCCGCCCCCAACGGCTTTCTGCGCCGTGTAACCGGTATCGAAAACACCAGCGATGGCAAGGTGCGGGTTCGCACCGCCAAGGCCAACGTGGCCGACCTGCTGGACGAGAGCGACATTCAAATGGACCTTCCGCTGAGCGAGGCCGATGCCCAGCGGGCCACGGCCCTCGAGCGCGGCCAGATTATCTATGCGGCCCAGCAACTAGGCCCCTCGGCCCAGAGCCAGATCACCAAAAACTTTGGCCCCATAGAGGTGATAGAAGGCGTCACGGTGAGCGGCTTTGTGCGTTTTACCCCCAAAATTGTGGTCAAGTTCCAGTGCCGCAGGACTTTCTGCTCCGAGCCATACCTACTGGCCAAGTTCGTGCTGAACGAGCGGGCCGAGGTTCGCCTCAACGCCACCCTAGAAAAAACCCTGCACAAATCCATCCAGATTGCACGGGTTCCGCTGGGCACCATTACCGCAGGGCCGCTGGTGTTCTTAATTGACGTGGTCTTTACGGTGGATGTGGAGGGCAAGCTGCGGGTGGAGCTCGAGGTAGGAGCCTGGCAGGAGCTCGAAATAGAAGCGGGGACGGAGTACAACAAGGACTTCAATGGTCGCTTCCAAAAAATCAACGAGATCACCAAAAACGAGCGGGGCATCATCGGCCCGACCATCGAGGGCAGCGCTGAACTCAAGGCGGGGGTGTATGGGGCTTTGCGGCTCATGCTCTACGGGGTAGCGGGGGTCTCGGCCGAGGCTGGGCCTTACGTCCAGTTCAATGCCCAGTACCCCCGCCAGCCCTACTGGACCATGAAGTTTGGCCTCGAGGGCAATCTGGGGGTGGATATTGACCTGCTCATTTTCCGCAAGGAGTGGGACGTCAACCTCTTCGATATTGAGCTGTTTACCGAGCAGGCTCCCAACTCGCCGCCCAAGTTCGACGACATCGGCCCCAAGTATGCGTGCAACAGCGGCTACGCGGCCCGCAACGCCTCAGACAAGGTGGTGTTGTCTGCCAGCACCGACGACAAAGAAGACGGCCCCGGCACGGGCACCATCCAGTGGCGCAGGGGCAACAACCTGCTGGGCACCACCACCAAGGCCGACAAGCACACCCTCGAGGTAGACCTGCCCAACGGAACCCACACCCTCACCGCGACCCTCACCGACAGCCAAGGAACCTCGCGCACCCGCAGCTTCGAGGTAAAGCTGGCCGCCAACCAGTGCCAGTTCCCCAACGGTTTGCCGTACGTGAATATCGTAGGCAACAGCGATGAAGGGCTGCCTTCCCCGTTCCCTTATTACGCCAATCTTACCGCCCGCACTTGGCCGTTCTCACAGGCTGGTTGTCCTACCCACGAGGTGTTCTGGCGATCGAACCTGCAACGCCGTAGCCTGGGCAGCACCAATGGGGTTTTTGTGCCGGCCAGCGGAGGGGTGGGGCCATTCTGCGAGCATAGCTTCCAGGTGCAAAAGATGGCGGATCGCCAGGTGATCACCACGCGGTTCACCCTAAACGACCTTGTTGTTAAGGACACCACCGAGGTTCTGCCCTCGAGAATCCTCAGCCTGAATATCGGCGGCATCCAGTACAGCGCCCCCAGCAACAGCCGTTACATCTACGTGGGCGATCAGGTCAACTTTACCGTGAGCGGGGATAACCCGGTGTGGAGCTCGAGCGAGCCCGCCGACAACATCAACGGGCGCAGCGGCAACAGCGTGAACGCCCGCTTCAACACCCCAGGCCCCCGCACCATCGTGGCCCAGGTGTCGGATGGCAACGGCGGGTTCAACTCCAAGAGCCGCATCATCTACGTGCATAGCGGGCTGGCCCGGCCCTAGTGCAACGGCTGTGCACACCGAGGTGTCGAGATGAAACCATGCCTTATGTTTTGGGTGCTGGTGCTGCTGGGAGGGGCCATCCCCTCCCAGGCCCAGACCGCCTACCGCCCCACCGTGCAGCTCACCGACCTTTTGGGCCTGCGCTTCTTCCCCCAGAGCGGGCTGTTCCAGTTCGACGGCCTTCAGATCGCTTTTCCTAAAGCAGGGGAAACCTACTCGCTGGAGCTGCGCCGGGCCGGTGGGGCGGTGATTTACAAGGTTGGCTTAGATTTGCAAGAAGTCAGCGGCTTTCCCGCCTTTGGCTGGCTGAACCCACAGGAGCGCGGCTCGGATAAATTCAAGCTCAGCGAGGGCGGAAAGTACGAGCTGGCCGTGCGGATGGGCAGCCAGGAGATCGGGGTGGTGGCCTTCGAGGCCAGGGCCACCGACTCGGGCGATGCCTTCAACCCCGGCAAAACCTTCCGGCTGGTAGGCCACTGGGATCGATGGGCCTACCTCTACACCAGAGATGGCGAACCCAACGCCCGCCTTTACGTGGTGGGCTGGGTGACCGACAGTGAGTTTGGCCCCAACCGCAGCGACCGCTGGGTGACGGTGCAGATCACCAAAGGCGGCAGCGTACTGTGCAAGTCGGAGGTGTTTGTGGATGCCCCCCACTGGTCACGCTACCGCTTCGATGTGGCCCGGCCCAACAGCAACGCCCCCTGCACCCTGGCCGACCTTCAGAAAGCCGATGGCGAGTATGGGCTCGAGTTCCGCTCCAAGGCCAGGCTGCTGCGAAAGTTCAACTTCCGCGTGGCCAACAAGCAAATCCAGCGCATCCCCCGCAACACCCTGCCCTATCTGAGCGCCAACTGGGGCGGAATTCCCTCCAAGCTGGTCAACAGCGACTTGCAGCTACAGGAAACCTTCTGGTTTGAGGCCTCGAGGTAACTAGCCGCTCGAGACCCGAGCAGGCGGCTCGCCCAGTACGGCGGTTTTGCTCGTACTGGGCATTTTGTTTTGCACGACGGGTTTTTGTGGGCCGAGAGGGTCGCGTTACAATGGGGCCCATGTACCGCCCCCGCCTCCTCACCCCCGGCCCCGTGGAACTCCACCCCAGGGCCCTCGAGGCCCTATCCCGCCCCCAGCTTCACCACCGTAGCGAGGTGGCCCGGCAGATTTTCCTCCAGGCCAAGGCCGGGCTCGAGGCCGCCTTCAAAACCCAGGGCCAGGTCTTGCTGCTCACCGGCTCCGGCACCGCCGCCATGGACGCCCTGGTGCAGAACCTCTTTGCGCCGGGGGCGCGGGTGCTGGTGCCGGTGCACGGCAACTTCTCCGAACGCTGGGCCAAAATTGCCCAACAGGCCGGGCTAGAGGTAGTGCGCCTGGAGCTCGAGTGGGGCCGGGTGGTGCGCCCGGAACACCTGGAAAGCGCCCAGGGCCCCTTCGACGGCCTGCTCCTGACCCACTCCGAGTCCTCGACCGGGGCCCTCAACGACGTGCGCACCCTGGCCCAGGCCTTCAAGGCCCGCTTCCCCGAGGGGCTGGTGGTGGTGGACGCCATCACCAGCCTGTTTGTAAGCGAGTTCGAGCTGGAGGGCTGGGGCCTGGATGCCGCCGCCTGTGGCTCGCAAAAAGGCATCATGTGCCCCCCAGGGCTGGGCTATGCGGCCCTCTCGCCCCGTGCGATCGAGCACCTCAAGCCTCGAGGCTTCTACCTGAACCTGGCCTCCGAGCTCAAAGTGCAGAGCGCGGGCGAGTCGGCCTGGACGCCGGCCATCAACCTGGTGGCCGCCACCGCCGCGGTGCTGGCGGAACTGCTGCCCCGGCTGCCCGAGCACATCGCCCTCAAACAGCAGCAGAACGAGATCCTCTACGCCACCGGCCAGGAGCTGGGCCTGAAGCCCGTGCCCGAGGTAAAAAGCCCCGCCACCACCTGTTTTTACCTGCCCGAAGGGGTAAGCTACGCCCAGATCAAGGAGGCCTTCGCCGCGCGGGGCGCCACCATTATCGGCGGGCAGGGCCAGCTCAAGGGTAGGGTCTTTCGCCTCTCGCTGATGGGCTACTCCGACTTATACGATGCGTATGCGGTGGCCCAGATGATGCGCGAGGCCCTGCGCTTCGATTAGCGCGCTGGAAGAAGCTCGAGGCCCGAAAGGGGGTAAAGCATGAAGGTTCAGGGCAAGGTGGTGGTGGTCACGGGCGGTGGCAGCGGCATAGGGCGGGCCCTGGTCTTGCGGCTGCTTAGCAAGGGGGCCCGGGTGGCGGCGGTGGATCTCAACGCGGCAAGCCTGCAAGAAACCGCACAACTGGCCCAGGCCGCCGAACGGCTCTCGACCCACGTGCTCAACATCACCCAGCGCGAGGCGGTGGAGGCCCTGCCCGCCGAGGTGATGGCCCGGCATGGGGTGGTGGACGGCCTGATTAACAACGCTGGCATCATCCAGCCCTTCGTGCGGGTCAACGACCTGGACTACAGCGCCATCGAGCGGGTCATGAACGTCAACTTTTACGGCACCCTGTACATGACCAAAGCCTTTTTGCCGCACCTTTTGCAGCGCCCCGAGGCGCATATCGTGAACATCTCGAGCATGGGCGGCTTCTTGCCAGTGCCGGGGCAGAGCGTGTACGGAGCCTCCAAGGCGGCGGTCAAGCTTCTGAGCGAGGGCCTGTTCGCCGAGCTGCTCGACACCCCGGTGCGGGTGACGGTGGTCTTTCCGGGGGCGGTGGCCACCAACATCACCGCCAACTCGGGGGTGGAAATCCGGGCCGCCGAGGGCCGCCGGCCTGCGGCCAGGCCCCTCGAGCCCGAGCGGGCCGCCCAGATTATCGTGGAGGGCATGGAGCAGAACCGCTTCCGGGTGCTGGTGGGCTCGGATGCCCGGCTGATGGATCTTCTCTACCGCCTATCCCCGGAGCGGGCCACCCGTTTTATCTACCGGCAGATGCGTTCGCTGCTGGGCGAGTCTTAAATCCAGGTATCCAGCAGAATCACCGCCAGCATTCCCAGGCTCACCACCACATTGGCCTGGAAGAAGGCCTGGTCTACCCTGCTCAGGTCATTGGGCTTTACCAGTTGATGCTCGTACCACAGCACCGCACCCACCGCCAGCACCCCCACAAAGTACGGCCAGCCCGCGCCGCAGAGCAGGCCGGTTAGCAGAAAAAACCCGAAGGTGAGGGCGTGGCAGGCCTGGGCGATGCGCAGGGCAGTGGGGAGGCCAAAGCGGGCCGGCACGCTGTGGATACCGTTCTCGCGGTCGAACTGGTAGTCCTGGGTGGCGTAGAGGATATCAAAACCGGCCAGCCAGAAGGCCGTACCGGCCCAGAGGGCGAATAAAGCGGGTTCAAAAGCCCCGGTAACGGCAATCCAGCCCCCGGCGGCGGCGGCCCCGATGGTCAGGCCCAGCCAGAAGTGGCACAGCCAGGTGAAGCGCTTGGTGTAGCTGTAGCCCACCAGAAAAAACACCGCCACCGGCAGCAGTTGCGCGGTGAGGGGGTTGAGGTTGAAGGCGGCCAGGGTCAGGAGCAGCAGGCCCACCACGGCCAGGGCCAGCACCTCGGCGGGTTTGACCAGCCCCCGGGGGAGGTGGCGTCCGGCGGTGCGGGGGTTGGCGGCGTCAATGGCGCGGTCAATCAGGCGGTTGAGG of Meiothermus sp. contains these proteins:
- a CDS encoding alanine--glyoxylate aminotransferase family protein, encoding MYRPRLLTPGPVELHPRALEALSRPQLHHRSEVARQIFLQAKAGLEAAFKTQGQVLLLTGSGTAAMDALVQNLFAPGARVLVPVHGNFSERWAKIAQQAGLEVVRLELEWGRVVRPEHLESAQGPFDGLLLTHSESSTGALNDVRTLAQAFKARFPEGLVVVDAITSLFVSEFELEGWGLDAAACGSQKGIMCPPGLGYAALSPRAIEHLKPRGFYLNLASELKVQSAGESAWTPAINLVAATAAVLAELLPRLPEHIALKQQQNEILYATGQELGLKPVPEVKSPATTCFYLPEGVSYAQIKEAFAARGATIIGGQGQLKGRVFRLSLMGYSDLYDAYAVAQMMREALRFD
- the mqnP gene encoding menaquinone biosynthesis prenyltransferase MqnP → MQAISHRFKTYLELVRFEHTLFALPFAYGGMLLAARGWPGWEVFAWVTVAMVGARTGAMALNRLIDRAIDAANPRTAGRHLPRGLVKPAEVLALAVVGLLLLTLAAFNLNPLTAQLLPVAVFFLVGYSYTKRFTWLCHFWLGLTIGAAAAGGWIAVTGAFEPALFALWAGTAFWLAGFDILYATQDYQFDRENGIHSVPARFGLPTALRIAQACHALTFGFFLLTGLLCGAGWPYFVGVLAVGAVLWYEHQLVKPNDLSRVDQAFFQANVVVSLGMLAVILLDTWI
- a CDS encoding SDR family oxidoreductase, whose translation is MKVQGKVVVVTGGGSGIGRALVLRLLSKGARVAAVDLNAASLQETAQLAQAAERLSTHVLNITQREAVEALPAEVMARHGVVDGLINNAGIIQPFVRVNDLDYSAIERVMNVNFYGTLYMTKAFLPHLLQRPEAHIVNISSMGGFLPVPGQSVYGASKAAVKLLSEGLFAELLDTPVRVTVVFPGAVATNITANSGVEIRAAEGRRPAARPLEPERAAQIIVEGMEQNRFRVLVGSDARLMDLLYRLSPERATRFIYRQMRSLLGES